GCACCCTGACCTGGTGGTCCTGGTGCATGGCGACCCATCCCGAGGAGCAGCGGCGGGCCGCCGACGAAGTGCGGGAACGGCTGCAGGGTCGCCCGCCCTCGGCTGGCGACCTGCCCCGGCTGCGCCGGCTGGGCTTCACGCTGCAGGAGACGATGCGCCTGTACCCCGCGGCCCCCGTGCTCATCAGCCGGCGCTGCACCCGGCCGGTGGCGCTGGGGCCCTGGCGCCTTCCCGCGCGCACCCTGTTCATGATTCCGCTGGGCCTGATGCAGCGCGATGCGCGCTGGTTCCCCGAGCCCGAGGCGTTCCGGCCCGGGCGTTTCGACGACGCGGGCGAGCCGCCGGCGCCCGCCGCCGACGCGCCGCGCGGCACCTGGATGCCGTTCGGCACCGGGCCGCGCGTCTGCCTGGGGCAGCACCTCGCAAGCGCCGAGATGGCCGTGATCGCCGCCATGCTGCTGCAGCGCTTCAGGTTCGAGGTTGCGGCGGGCGCTGGCGCTCCGCAGCCGCTCCTGCACGTCACGCTGCGGCCCGCCGCCCCCTTGCGCCTGAAGCTGGAGCGCCGGCCCGCGGACAGCGGCGCTTGCTGATCGGCGCCGCCATGCCGGCCCTGGCATGCTCTAATTCCGGGCTGGCTTCTCATCCACCTTTGCGTCTTCCGCTCCACCGAGTCCGTTTTCCGAAAGCAGCCGCATGGCCTCTCCCATCACCCTCAGCATCATCTCCTCGATGGCCACCCGCCAGGTGCTGGCCGAACTCATCGAACAATTCCACCAGACCTCGCCGATCCGCGTGCGGCTGGAGTCCGTCGGCGGCGTGGACGCTGCCAAGCGCGTACAGGCCGGCGAGGCCTTCGACATCGTCATCCTCGCGGCCAACGCCATCGACAAGCTGATTGCCGAGGGGCGCATCGCCGCCGGCAGTCGGCGCGACCTCGTGCACTCGGGCGTCTCGGTCGCGGTGCGCGCCGGCGCGCCGCGGCCGGACATCGACTCGGAAGAAGCCGTCAAGCAGGCCGTGCGCCAGGCGCGCTCCCTGAGCTACTCCACCGGCCCGAGCGGCGTGCACCTCGTGAAGCTGTTCGAGCAATGGGGCATTGCCGACGAGATCAAGGACCGCATCGTGCAGGCCCCGCCCGGCGTGCCCGTGGGCTCGCTGGTGGCCAAGGGCGAGGTGGAACTGGGCTTCCAGCAACTGAGCGAGCTGATCCTGCTGCAGGGCATCGACGTGCTGGGCCCGCTGCCGCCGGCGATCCAGATCGTCACCACCTTCTCGGCCGGCCTGTGCGCCACCTCCACGCAGGCCGATGCCGTGCGCGAGCTGCTGGACTTCATGGCCTCGCCGGCCGCCGCGCCGGCCAAGCAGCGCAACGGCCTCGAAGCGGCCTGAGCGCATCCGGCTGAAGGAGCGCGGCGGGCGCCGCTCAGGACGCGCCGGGCGCCGCTCAGGACGCGCCGTCCGCTGCTGCCAGGTGGCCCGGCGTGGTGGCGATGAAGACGGCGCGCGCCGCCGGCGCCGGTCCCGTGAGCGTGATGCGGGCCTGCCCCGGCCCCATCGACTGCAGCTCCACGCCCAGGCGGGCGCCCTCCTGGCCGAACGGCAGCCGCGGTTCCACGGCCGCCACCACCTCGGCGCCGCGGCCCGGCGGGTTCGCCTCGGCCAGCCATTCCACACGCACATGCGCTGCCGCAGGCGCGGCGCCGCCCTGCGCGACGACCACCCGGTAGCTGCCCGTGCGCCCTTCGGACGACCAGTGGCCGCCCGTCACGACGCTCGACGATGCGCCGCCCGAGGTGGAGACAGAGGAAGAGGACGAAGAGGAGGCCGACGACGAGGCGGCGGACGAGGAAGCCGCCTGCCCCGAGGCCACGGCCGGCAGCACCAGCACGGCGGCGAACAGGGTGGCGGCGGTGCGATCGATCATCATGGTGGCACCCCTTTGCACATGGCACACCAGCCTTGCAGAGAACACGCGGCGGCGCCATGAACCCGGCGGGAGAACCTGCCCCGCCCCGGCGGCCGCTGCCGTTGGCTGGACTCACGCGCCCATTGTGGCACTGCGGCGGCCCGGCCGCCAGTTGCTCCTGTTTTCATAGCAACCAATGACCACGCCACCTGGACATCAGCCACTTTTGGCTCTTAATTCCGGCAAAAAGGCTCCAACCCGGCTCGCTGGAGGAAAGACAGCACCGCCGCATTGAACGCGGCCGCCTGCTCGTAGTAGGGCGAGTGTCCCGCGCCCTCGATCACTGCCGTGGCGCTGCCTGGCACGCAGCGGGCCAGCGCCGCGGCCAGCGCGGGCGTCACGAGGCGGTCGTGCCGGCCCGTCACGAACAGCGTGGGGCAGTGCACCTGCGCCAGCGCGGCCAGCGGCAGCAGGTGCGGCGGCGCCAGCAGCGCGCGCAGCCGCGCCTGCCAGCCCGCCATGCCCGGCGCGGGCGCGAACACGGCCGGGTTGAAGCGATTGATCTGCGCATAGAGAAACGCCGCTTCGGGCTGCGCCGCCGCGTAGCCGGGGGCGAAGGCGCGCTCCTCCACCGGCGTGGTGTCGGCCTCGTCCATGAAGCGTTGCAGGCTCTCGAGCAGCGGCGCATGGGCCACCCCGAGCGGTGAATCGCAGGGCACGAAGGCCCAGACGCGGTCCGGGTGCCCGCAGGCCAGCCGCAGCCCCGTCACGCCGCCGAGCGACTGGCACACCAGCGCGGCCCGCGCGATGCCCTCGGCGTCGAGGATGGCCAGCGCGTCGTCCACGAAGCATTGCGGCACGAACGAGGCCGGCTCGGCCGCCGAGCGGCCCATGCCGCGGTGGTCGTACACCAGGCAGGTGAAGTGCTGCGCAAACCGCGGAATCTGCTGCCACCAGGTGGCGGCATTGGAGCCCGCGCCGTGGCAGAACAGCACAGCAGGCCCCTGGCCGTGGCGCTCGTAGTAGATGGCGGTGCCGTGCGAACGGACGAAGCTCACGCAGATCAATCTTCGAGCTTGAGCTGCGGCACGATCGCGCGGTACTTGCGCTCCTCCGCCTCGACGAAGCGCTGGGCGCTCCAGGGATCGAGCCCCGCCGACGGGATGCTGGCGCCGCTGGTGCGCACGAAGGCCTGCAGGGCCTCGGTCTGGTAGGCCTCGCGCAGGGCGCCGTTGAGCCTGTCGATGACCGGGGCGGGCGTGCCGGCCGGCGCAAAGATGCCGGCCCAGACCGTGTAGTCGAACCCCTGCAGCGCCGGCATGCTCTCGCTGAAGGTGGGCACCTGGGGCAAGGCCTCGGAGCGCGCCGCCGACGTGATGGCAATCGGACGCAGTTGCCCCGCGTTGATGATGGGCAGCGCGCTCACCACCGGCGAGACGATGAGGTCGATCTGCCCGCCGATGGCGTCCGTGACGAAGGGCGCCCCGCCCTTGTAGGGAATGTGCAGCATCTCGATGCCGTTGCGCTGCGCCAGCAGGTGCAGCACGACGTTGTGGAAGGTGCCGCGCCCCGGCGTGCCGTAGGAGATCTGCTGGCCCTTCCTGCCCGCGCCCACGATGTCGGCGATGGATTTGTAGGGCCGCTGGTTGTTCGACAGCAGCACCACCGGCGAGGCATAGGTGAGCATCACGGCCCGGAAATCGCTGCTCTTGTAGTTCGGAGTCTTGAGCGCCAGCGGGGTCAGCACCAGTTCGTTGACCGACCCCACCAGCAGGGTGTAGCCATCGGCCGGCGCCCGGGCCACACGCCGCGCGGCCAGGGCGCCGCCCGCGCCCGCCACGTTCTCCACCAGCACGGGCTGCCCCAGCTTCCTGGCGAGTTCCTCGCCCCAGCGGCGGGCCACGATGTCGGTGGTCCCGCCCGCGGGATAGCCCACGACCAGGGTCACGGGCTTGTTCGGGAACGGGGTGGAGGCCCCGGCCGCGGTCCAGGCCAGGGCATGGATCAGGACAGCGGCAAATGGCAGCAGGCGCATGGATGTCTCCTTGTCGGTTCTTCGGGTCATGCAGCCTGGAGCGGCGGCAATGGGCGAATTCTGTGATTGCGCCGCGGCCGGGTAAATCGAATAATCGGCAATCCTCCATTCCTTTCTGGAATACATGAGCCGCCTGCATCCTCCTGTTCACCTGCTCCGCGCCTTCGTGGCCACCGCGCGCCAGTCCACCATCTCGGGGGCGGCCCGGGAACTGCACCTGACGCAGGGCGCCGTCAGCAAGCAGGTGATCGAACTCGAAGCGATGCTGGGCCTGGATCTGTTCATGCGCGTTCGCGGCCGGCTCGTCCTCTCGCCTGCGGGCCAGCGCTACCTGCCGGCGGTCTCGCAGGCCCTGCAGCAACTGGAGACGGCCACGCTGGACGTGATGGCGCAGCAAGGCCGTGGCGGTGTTCTGAACCTCTCGACCACGCCGACGTTCGGGGCCAAGTGGCTGATTCCGCGGCTGCCCGCGTTCCAGTCGGCACATCCCGAGGTTTTCCTGAACTTCATACCCTTCTCGCAAGGCCGCGACTTTGCCCTGCCCCAGCTCGATTGCGCCTTCCGCTACGGCGAAGGCGTCTGGCCGGACACGACGGCCCGCTATATCGCCGGCAGGGAGTTCATCCTGATCGCGCCACCCGGGCTGCCCGCCGCGCAGAAGCTGCGCCAGCGCGGAGACATCCGCCAACATGCGCTGCTGCAGCACCCCAGCGAACCCACGGCCTGGCTGCGCTGGTGCGAAGCGTATGGCGTCGACCATCCCAACCCGGTTGGCGGGCCCCGGCTCGACCAGGTCACCTCCATCGTCCGGGCCGTCATGGCCGGCCTGGGCATCGGCCTGGTGCCCCTGTGCCTGGTGAAGGACGACATCGACAACGGATTGGTCGAGGCGCCCTTTGCATCAACGCTGACGATGCCCTCGGGCTACTACTTCTGCTACCCCGAAGCCAAGGCGGGGCTGCCGGCCTTGGCGGCGTTCGAGGACTGGGTTGCCACGCAGGCGGATGCGGCCTGACGCCGTGGCCACCTGCGTCAGGCCGCCCTCGGCATGGCCTTGCGCATCTTGAAGGCCAGCACCACCAGCAGCACACCGAACAGCACCGCGTAGGCCGCCAGCATCCACAGCAGGGCCAGGGCGCCCGCGCCGGGCTGGATCATCACGAGCACGCCGAAGACCACCGAGACCAGGCCACCCAGGGCCAGCAGCCATTCGCCTTCGATTTCCTTGCGCAGGCGAACCGCCGCCACGATCTGCAGCAGCCCCGTGGCCAGCGCCCAGGCGGCCACGTACAGCACCAGCACCAGCGCCGTGATGCCGGGCGCGAAGAAGGTGATCAGGCCGACGCCGATGCCCACCAGCCCCCAGAGCAGCAGCGCCCACCAGGCGTCGTTTTCCTTGCGGCCCTGGATGGCCGTGATCACGCCCAGAAGGCCATCGGCCATGACGAAGATGCCGAAGACCAGCACCAGCGCCGCGAGCGAGATGCCCGGCTGGAGCCACGTGAAGACGCCGAAGGCGATGGCAAACAGGCCACGGATGAGCAGCAGCCACCACGCGCGGGAGAGTTGCTCGGCCAGGGGGCGGGGAAACGTCGATGGAATCATGGAAGAGTCCTCCGGAGTGTCCGGCCATGTTAGCGGCGGAATCGCCCGCGGTGAAGGCCGGCCGCCACCTCACCGGATCGCGGCCCCCACATCGGCGTGGAACTTCGCCGCCTGGCACTCCGTCGCGCCGAAGTGCAGCACGGTGTTCGCACCGCTGGCGAAGGTGGACTGGGCCGAGACGCCCAGCGCAAAATCCTCGTCCAGCGCGCCCCAGAACGAGTCCACGTTCTTGCGCCAGTAGCCGATGGATTTTTCCGTCTGCGGCATCTCGGGCACCAGCGTCGCGCCCAGCACGCGGCTGTGGTCCACGCCCTCGGGCAGCACCGTGAACGCATTGGCGTGGTCGCCTTCGTGCAGGATGAAGGTGGCCGGGAAGAAGTAGTAGATGATGTTCGAGTGCGGGCCCACCTGCCAGGCGGCCTTGGGCTGGCCGCGCAGGCTTTCGATGCTGCGCTTGGGCAGGAACAGGCGCTGGTGCCGGCCGTCGTGGTCGGCCATGAGCAGGTTGTCGTGGAACAGCCCCGCGATGCTGTTGCGGTGCGCGTACTGGAAGTGGTAGGTTTCCAGGTTGCCCTCGAACGGGATCTTCCAGTTGGCCGCGTTCGCAAACTCGCGCTGGTGGAACGGCGCCCAGCCGTCATAACCCCAGGAACGCAGGTCCGCGCCGAAGCGGCCCAGCCAGGGGGCGAGATCGAGTTGCGCGCTCTCGCCCTGCGCCTGGTCCACGACGCGCGCAATGGCCCAGACGAAGCCCAGCGCCTCCCCCGCCGGCACGCGGGCCAGCGTGCAGTGCTGCGGTGGCGCATGCGGGAAGTCGCCGCCATGCGGCCGGCCGCGCAACGCGCCATCCAGGCCATAGGTCCAGCTGTGGTATGGGCAGACCAGGGCGCGCTGGCTGGCCCGGCCCGGCGGCTGCAGCCGCGCGCCGCGGTGGCGGCAGGCGTTGATGAAGCCGTTGACCTGCCCGCCCTCGCCGCGCACCAGCAGCAGAGGCAGGCCCGCCACGTCGAGTGCGAACGAGTCGCCGGCCTTGGCAAGGGCTGCCGACGGGCACAGCGCCAGTGGGTGCTGGCGGAAGATCATCGCCACCTCGCGCTCGTAGCGCACCGGGTCCAGGTAGCGCGCGACGGGGCTGGTGGCCGGCTCGCCGCGCTCGCTGCCTGCGGTGCCGATCAGCGCCAGCGCGCGCCGGATCAGGGCCACCTGTTCATCGTGCTGCATGGTGTCTCCGTCGTTCTTGCGCGAATGACTATACGGTGGAATGCGGCGGCAGGGCCGCCGCTTCAGTTGCTGGCTTCGCCGGTGAGACTGCCGCCGCGGCCCAGGCCGTCGGTGTAGCGGATCGCCACCTTGCTGCCGGTGAACTGCAGCACATAGTTGCCCGTGCCGGCTTCTTCGAGCCAGCGCTCGGTCACCGACAGCGTGTCGGGGCCGGTCCAGCTGGCCTTGCTGACCACCAGGTCGCCTGCCGCGGGATCGAGGCGTGAGAACCGCCCGTCCATGCCCAGCGGCCGTGTCGTTGTCTTCGTCTCGCTGCTGCCGCGCGCGGCATAGCTGACGATGTCGTAGGAGGGCTGGCCCGAGAGGTGCAGGGTCAGCTCCTTGATGCCCAGCTCGTTCGGCGCCAGGCGGTAGGTCTTGCCGGAAATGCGCTCGGCCAATGCGGGCGCGGCGGCCGCGGCAGACGGTTTTTCATCGGCCACGTCCGCGATGCGGCGCGCCAGCAGCGCCGCGGCCTCGGGGTTGGGCGGCAGCGGTTGATCCGACTTCGCCGCCTGGGCCATGAG
This Variovorax terrae DNA region includes the following protein-coding sequences:
- a CDS encoding substrate-binding domain-containing protein — translated: MASPITLSIISSMATRQVLAELIEQFHQTSPIRVRLESVGGVDAAKRVQAGEAFDIVILAANAIDKLIAEGRIAAGSRRDLVHSGVSVAVRAGAPRPDIDSEEAVKQAVRQARSLSYSTGPSGVHLVKLFEQWGIADEIKDRIVQAPPGVPVGSLVAKGEVELGFQQLSELILLQGIDVLGPLPPAIQIVTTFSAGLCATSTQADAVRELLDFMASPAAAPAKQRNGLEAA
- a CDS encoding alpha/beta fold hydrolase, whose amino-acid sequence is MSFVRSHGTAIYYERHGQGPAVLFCHGAGSNAATWWQQIPRFAQHFTCLVYDHRGMGRSAAEPASFVPQCFVDDALAILDAEGIARAALVCQSLGGVTGLRLACGHPDRVWAFVPCDSPLGVAHAPLLESLQRFMDEADTTPVEERAFAPGYAAAQPEAAFLYAQINRFNPAVFAPAPGMAGWQARLRALLAPPHLLPLAALAQVHCPTLFVTGRHDRLVTPALAAALARCVPGSATAVIEGAGHSPYYEQAAAFNAAVLSFLQRAGLEPFCRN
- a CDS encoding Bug family tripartite tricarboxylate transporter substrate binding protein, with protein sequence MRLLPFAAVLIHALAWTAAGASTPFPNKPVTLVVGYPAGGTTDIVARRWGEELARKLGQPVLVENVAGAGGALAARRVARAPADGYTLLVGSVNELVLTPLALKTPNYKSSDFRAVMLTYASPVVLLSNNQRPYKSIADIVGAGRKGQQISYGTPGRGTFHNVVLHLLAQRNGIEMLHIPYKGGAPFVTDAIGGQIDLIVSPVVSALPIINAGQLRPIAITSAARSEALPQVPTFSESMPALQGFDYTVWAGIFAPAGTPAPVIDRLNGALREAYQTEALQAFVRTSGASIPSAGLDPWSAQRFVEAEERKYRAIVPQLKLED
- a CDS encoding LysR substrate-binding domain-containing protein gives rise to the protein MSRLHPPVHLLRAFVATARQSTISGAARELHLTQGAVSKQVIELEAMLGLDLFMRVRGRLVLSPAGQRYLPAVSQALQQLETATLDVMAQQGRGGVLNLSTTPTFGAKWLIPRLPAFQSAHPEVFLNFIPFSQGRDFALPQLDCAFRYGEGVWPDTTARYIAGREFILIAPPGLPAAQKLRQRGDIRQHALLQHPSEPTAWLRWCEAYGVDHPNPVGGPRLDQVTSIVRAVMAGLGIGLVPLCLVKDDIDNGLVEAPFASTLTMPSGYYFCYPEAKAGLPALAAFEDWVATQADAA
- a CDS encoding HdeD family acid-resistance protein, encoding MIPSTFPRPLAEQLSRAWWLLLIRGLFAIAFGVFTWLQPGISLAALVLVFGIFVMADGLLGVITAIQGRKENDAWWALLLWGLVGIGVGLITFFAPGITALVLVLYVAAWALATGLLQIVAAVRLRKEIEGEWLLALGGLVSVVFGVLVMIQPGAGALALLWMLAAYAVLFGVLLVVLAFKMRKAMPRAA
- a CDS encoding aromatic ring-hydroxylating oxygenase subunit alpha, giving the protein MQHDEQVALIRRALALIGTAGSERGEPATSPVARYLDPVRYEREVAMIFRQHPLALCPSAALAKAGDSFALDVAGLPLLLVRGEGGQVNGFINACRHRGARLQPPGRASQRALVCPYHSWTYGLDGALRGRPHGGDFPHAPPQHCTLARVPAGEALGFVWAIARVVDQAQGESAQLDLAPWLGRFGADLRSWGYDGWAPFHQREFANAANWKIPFEGNLETYHFQYAHRNSIAGLFHDNLLMADHDGRHQRLFLPKRSIESLRGQPKAAWQVGPHSNIIYYFFPATFILHEGDHANAFTVLPEGVDHSRVLGATLVPEMPQTEKSIGYWRKNVDSFWGALDEDFALGVSAQSTFASGANTVLHFGATECQAAKFHADVGAAIR